The Chlorogloeopsis sp. ULAP01 genome window below encodes:
- a CDS encoding iron-siderophore ABC transporter substrate-binding protein — translation MSVIKKQSHRLSKPFLLMAFSLLLITACDQPVSQRHHISLKPFVECRVIQHKFGETCVPLKPQRIIALAPETSLDTLIALGIKPIGFTSYNFKGEEVHYGVSFDQVKGAKNVGDVSQPSLEKILMLKPDLILSSDRHQYKLLSAIAPTVPVSYPNFKMSANQAFFKETLRYVAKIVGEETKAEEVLNQYNKRIQELKKRLGNQLEQIEISVIFYSDGWIGEPMKNVDSISTILTDVGVHQKFLSPGKYLNIETINEFDTDILFIIDVERKTSSFYFQHPIFSSLKVFKNNRVYFVTPEKWYTLGISGANKVLDDLFKYLPVSY, via the coding sequence ATGAGTGTGATTAAAAAACAGTCACATCGTTTAAGTAAGCCGTTTTTACTCATGGCTTTTTCCCTACTTTTAATTACAGCTTGTGACCAACCTGTCAGCCAAAGACATCATATCTCCTTGAAGCCTTTTGTTGAGTGTCGAGTCATTCAGCATAAATTTGGCGAAACCTGTGTTCCACTTAAACCACAACGTATTATTGCATTAGCTCCTGAGACTTCACTCGATACCCTGATCGCTCTTGGTATTAAGCCAATTGGCTTTACGTCTTATAACTTTAAAGGGGAAGAAGTTCATTATGGTGTCTCATTTGATCAGGTTAAAGGAGCTAAGAATGTTGGGGATGTATCTCAGCCTTCACTCGAAAAAATTTTGATGCTCAAACCTGACTTGATTTTATCGTCAGATAGGCATCAATATAAATTGTTGTCAGCGATCGCGCCTACAGTTCCAGTATCTTATCCGAATTTTAAGATGTCAGCTAATCAAGCTTTCTTTAAAGAAACTCTTCGATATGTTGCCAAAATAGTTGGCGAAGAGACAAAAGCAGAAGAAGTTTTAAATCAATACAATAAACGAATTCAGGAATTGAAGAAACGCTTAGGAAACCAGTTGGAACAGATAGAGATTTCCGTGATTTTTTACAGTGATGGTTGGATTGGTGAACCTATGAAAAATGTTGATTCAATTTCTACGATTCTAACTGATGTGGGTGTACATCAGAAATTTTTATCTCCTGGCAAATACCTCAACATTGAAACCATCAATGAATTCGACACTGATATCTTATTTATTATTGATGTTGAACGAAAAACATCAAGCTTTTATTTTCAACATCCTATCTTTAGCAGCCTAAAAGTATTCAAAAATAATCGAGTTTATTTTGTGACTCCAGAAAAATGGTACACACTAGGTATATCAGGAGCAAATAAGGTATTAGATGACTTGTTTAAATACTTGCCTGTCAGTTATTAG